One stretch of Armigeres subalbatus isolate Guangzhou_Male chromosome 2, GZ_Asu_2, whole genome shotgun sequence DNA includes these proteins:
- the LOC134214545 gene encoding uncharacterized protein LOC134214545, translating into MSEGRYVRRYHNGEDSEEEDYETSERSEVGRFVRAPVSGESDAECGDQNEVDLTYNQLRIEIDPRHENSILKKQVADMQKVIADLSAEVKGSRQLDVGSNDAEESWNYFRNATLSQGVGNISSIRWEQIKPFPKNVAANKMWEEWTKYIENFEIAASLSNATNPVRRSQLLFLSMGEELQGIVRAAKLRPNLNNQNCYMDFIKNIEEHLRSMTDTAAEHEAFSSMQQGKGEAVVNFHARLMEKVRLCRYSPCDQERFVRAQLLKGMANRELARTARTFGHATNFIVQSATRDEAYQLETGQARYTHDETVNHVRGSSRDTPFKRRARSGFHGEGPRRKQARFDKHHSSRRELCSRCNRWAHRNQPCPALKLKCNKCGKFGHFAAVCRDNRVRAIEAGSPMRNIQTEAKEEVN; encoded by the coding sequence ATGTCAGAAGGAAGATACGTGCGCCGATATCATAATGGCGAAGATagtgaagaagaagattacgaaACGTCTGAACGGTCGGAGGTAGGACGGTTCGTTCGCGCTCCTGTGTCGGGCGAATCCGATGCCGAGTGCGGAGACCAGAATGAAGTGGACCTTACATACAACCAATTGCGAATTGAAATCGACCCGAGGCATGAGAATAGCATCCTTAAAAAACAAGTCGCCGATATGCAGAAGGTAATCGCAGATCTATCAGCGGAAGTTAAGGGATCTAGACAACTTGACGTAGGTAGCAACGATGCCGAGGAAAGCTGGAATTACTTTCGAAATGCGACGTTGTCACAAGGTGTTGGAAACATTTCTTCCATCCGGTGGGAACAAATAAAACCATTCCCCAAGAACGTCGCCGCCAATAAGATGTGGGAGGAATGGACCAAATACattgaaaatttcgaaattgCTGCATCCCTCTCTAATGCCACTAACCCCGTTCGTCGCTCTCAATTACTATTTCTTTCAATGGGCGAAGAATTGCAAGGAATCGTTCGTGCAGCCAAGCTGAGGCCGAACTTGAATAATCAAAACTGCTACATGGATTTCATCAAAAACATCGAAGAGCACCTACGTTCGATGACCGATACTGCAGCGGAGCACGAAGCTTTCTCCTCTATGCAGCAGGGAAAAGGCGAGGCGGTGGTCAATTTTCATGCCCGACTCATGGAAAAAGTGAGGCTGTGTCGTTACAGTCCTTGCGATCAGGAGCGCTTTGTACGAGCACAGTTACTCAAAGGCATGGCAAACCGCGAATTGGCAAGAACAGCAAGAACGTTCGGCCATGCGACAAACTTTATTGTGCAATCTGCAACGCGAGATGAGGCCTATCAGTTGGAAACTGGACAAGCAAGGTATACACATGATGAAACAGTCAACCATGTACGTGGGAGTTCGCGAGACACTCCGTTCAAGCGCAGAGCCAGAAGCGGTTTTCATGGCGAGGGTCCACGGAGGAAACAGGCTCGGTTCGATAAGCATCATAGTAGCCGGCGGGAACTATGCTCGAGGTGCAATCGATGGGCACACCGAAATCAGCCCTGCCCAGCGTTGAAGTTAAAGTGCAACAAGTGCGGCAAGTTTGGCCACTTTGCAGCAGTCTGCAGAGATAATCGGGTACGTGCGATTGAAGCTGGCAGTCCCATGCGTAACATACAAACTGAAGCGAAAGAAGAGGTAAATTAA